The genomic window CCGGGCCATCTGACCGACGTCCGGTCAGGCCGAGCAGGAGGTGGTGCTGGTGGTGGAGCTGCACGTCGACGTGGAGCTGGTGCTGGTGGAACCGGCGAGCACGACCTCGCTCGCGTCCGAGTAGTCGGAGATCTCGAAGGTCTCGGCCTCGAGCTCCAGGATCTCGTCGGCGAGGGTGCTCAGGTCCTTGTCCATGGGTGTCTCCTCCGGATCGGGCCTGCCGGGGTGGGGAAGGCCGCCTGCGTGGTGTACGACCCCATTCCACCGCCGGCCACTCACCGTTCGGCATGCCCCGCACTCACACATCGCTGGCACGCGACGCCAGCGGGCCCACAGCCGACCCACCGCAGAGGATTTCCGTGACCGAGAACCACCCCGCCCTCGTCCACCTCGCGCCG from Streptomyces sp. NBC_01341 includes these protein-coding regions:
- a CDS encoding thiazolylpeptide-type bacteriocin, whose protein sequence is MDKDLSTLADEILELEAETFEISDYSDASEVVLAGSTSTSSTSTCSSTTSTTSCSA